A window of Cryptomeria japonica chromosome 3, Sugi_1.0, whole genome shotgun sequence contains these coding sequences:
- the LOC131030985 gene encoding methylesterase 8 translates to MAAEVKKNKEKSHHFVLVHGGGTGAWCWYKLNHLLVKEGHTVSSIDMASAGIHPADPDTITTLEDYNLPLTSFFEALPSERKVILVGHSSGGFNVSLTMEKFPQKIATAVFVTAFMPLSGTTLSDSMNEVLSKIGRLGDTIFYHAKGEENPATSFKFGSQFSQEFALQKSPPWDVALISSLVKKAPIWKEALLYSKENYGSVPRAYVVAKEDKLMVEEFQRKMIAENPPHMIREIEGSDHCPFFCKPECLAQTLIQIANA, encoded by the exons ATGGCTGCAGaagtaaagaaaaacaaagaaaaaagtcaCCACTTTGTACTGGTACATGGAGGAGGAACAGGGGCCTGGTGCTGGTATAAACTAAATCATCTTCTTGTGAAAGAAGGTCACACAGTCTCCTCCATTGACATGGCCAGTGCAGGTATCCACCCTGCTGATCCAGACACCATAACAACACTGGAGGACTACAATCTCCCCCTTACAAGCTTTTTTGAGGCTCTTCCTTCAGAGAGAAAG GTTATATTGGTTGGTCATAGCTCTGGTGGCTTCAATGTTAGCTTGACTATGGAGAAGTTTCCCCAAAAAATTGCTACTGCTGTATTTGTCACTGCATTCATGCCATTGAGTGGGACAACTTTGTCTGACAGCATGAATGAG GTTTTGTCCAAAATTGGAAGATTGGGAGACACCATTTTTTACCATGCAAAAGGTGAAGAAAATCCTGCAACATCTTTCAAGTTTGGCAGCCAGTTTTCACAAGAGTTTGCGTTACAGAAGAGTCCCCCATGG GATGTGGCATTGATCAGTTCTCTGGTTAAAAAAGCTCCTATATGGAAGGAAGCTCTTTTATATTCAAAGGAAAACTATGGAAGTGTTCCAAGAGCATACGTTGTGGCGAAGGAAGATAAGCTCATGGTGGAGGAGTTTCAGAGAAAAATGATTGCAGAGAACCCTCCTCATATGATAAGAGAAATAGAAGGATCTGATCACTGTCCATTCTTCTGCAAGCCTGAATGTCTTGCTCAGACCCTCATCCAAATTGCTAATGCTTAA